The proteins below come from a single Natranaerofaba carboxydovora genomic window:
- a CDS encoding protein-glutamate methylesterase/protein-glutamine glutaminase — protein MATIKKIKVLIVDDSLFFREFLARGLSADPILDVVAKAKDPFDARDKILKYRPDVMTCDVEMPKMNGIEFVKRLLSQYKMPVIIVSSIGDAAFEAMKIGAIDFVSKPDTRSSENVESFLADMIYKIKIAARSNIVQSKIRESNSVRTEPNYDDKKVKVSGNKIIAMGASTGGTEAIFNILKKLPTEIPGILIVQHIPPMFSKLFVDRMNDQLPLKVKEAENGDYVQPGTAYVAPGSKHMRIRKIGNNCKINLFAGERRNGHCPSVDVLFESVADSCGKNAIGIILTGMGYDGVKGLMAMRRKGAKTIGQDENTSVVYGMPKAAFDIGAVEEQMPLDKIPQAIISFLN, from the coding sequence GTGGCTACTATTAAGAAAATAAAAGTTTTAATAGTGGATGATAGTTTGTTTTTTAGAGAGTTTTTGGCAAGAGGATTATCAGCAGACCCAATCCTTGATGTAGTGGCCAAAGCTAAGGATCCCTTCGATGCCAGGGACAAAATTCTAAAGTATAGGCCTGATGTTATGACTTGTGATGTGGAAATGCCCAAGATGAATGGTATTGAGTTTGTTAAGCGTTTATTATCACAATACAAGATGCCGGTTATTATTGTAAGTTCTATAGGAGATGCAGCTTTTGAAGCTATGAAAATTGGGGCTATAGATTTTGTATCTAAACCAGATACTAGGTCATCAGAAAATGTAGAAAGTTTTTTGGCAGATATGATTTATAAAATAAAAATTGCTGCAAGATCAAATATAGTGCAATCAAAAATTAGAGAATCCAACTCGGTTCGAACAGAACCAAACTATGATGATAAAAAAGTAAAAGTGAGTGGTAATAAAATTATTGCTATGGGTGCTTCCACCGGAGGAACTGAGGCGATATTTAATATTTTAAAAAAGCTACCAACTGAAATTCCTGGGATATTAATTGTCCAACATATACCCCCCATGTTTTCTAAGTTGTTTGTGGATCGAATGAACGACCAACTTCCATTAAAAGTAAAGGAAGCAGAAAATGGAGACTATGTACAGCCAGGAACTGCTTATGTTGCACCTGGTTCAAAACATATGAGGATCAGAAAAATCGGCAACAATTGTAAAATAAATTTGTTTGCCGGGGAAAGACGAAATGGACACTGTCCTTCTGTAGATGTTTTGTTTGAATCTGTTGCGGATTCCTGTGGCAAAAATGCCATTGGTATAATATTAACTGGGATGGGATATGACGGGGTGAAGGGTCTTATGGCCATGAGGCGAAAAGGTGCAAAAACAATCGGTCAGGATGAAAACACATCAGTAGTGTATGGAATGCCTAAAGCTGCTTTTGACATAGGTGCAGTAGAAGAACAAATGCCTTTAGACAAAATACCTCAAGCAATAATCTCGTTCCTAAATTAA
- a CDS encoding response regulator, with amino-acid sequence MKILIAEDDLASRKFMHKFFSEYGECDLVVDGLEAIEAYMMSIKEEEPYDLICLDIMMPKVDGIKVLKAIKELEEKNNVLLANRAKIIMTTALGETELVKEAFELGSDAYASKPIDLKKIKQVMEKLSLIG; translated from the coding sequence ATTAAGATATTGATAGCTGAGGATGATTTGGCGAGCAGAAAGTTTATGCATAAGTTTTTTTCAGAATACGGGGAATGTGATTTAGTGGTAGATGGTTTAGAAGCAATTGAGGCTTATATGATGTCTATTAAAGAAGAGGAACCCTATGACTTAATTTGTTTAGATATTATGATGCCAAAGGTGGACGGAATAAAAGTTTTAAAAGCAATTAAAGAGCTTGAAGAAAAAAATAATGTTCTTTTAGCAAATAGAGCAAAAATTATTATGACAACAGCTCTTGGTGAAACGGAGCTAGTAAAAGAAGCTTTTGAACTTGGAAGTGATGCCTATGCTTCTAAGCCAATAGATCTTAAAAAAATAAAGCAGGTAATGGAGAAGCTATCGTTAATAGGGTGA
- a CDS encoding methyl-accepting chemotaxis protein — MNMNTNLLFGFILSGVLIIVVGVLGASNVIASTLMYIIVAAAAISVVSIGLFLTSSMNKSLRSINSNVAELADGNVNVSFQYNDDEIGYLNKSLSKIAQNMREEVEVAKKIADGDLAVKVNAKSENDILGKSIEQMVENLRSLIEEAGMLEKAAMEGDLNTRGDTEKFRGGYKDIIKGVNNTLDAVISPLNVAAENVERISVGDIPPLITAEYKGDFNQIKNSLNHLIEETTNITDTAKKLAVGNTNVSLDKRSKDDSLIESLQKVIANNQHDAENIQTLAAGNLDVDIKVMSEDDVMAKSAVVLKETLKELVVDMKDLSRAAVAGKLDTRADVSKHKGEFANIVQGINDNLDSVISPLKMAADYVERISVGDIPPVITDEYKGDFDEIKNSLNHLIEETTNIAKIAGKLSVGNTNVSLDKRSDDDMLIDSLQKVIANNQHDAENIQTLAAGNLDVDIKVMSEDDVMAKSAVVLKETLKELVVDMKDLSNAAIDGKLDTRADVSKHKGEFASILEGVNDTLDQVIEPVKEASEVLQEMAEGNLQKRVVGEYKGDHAKIKNALNETQDSLSSYVTEISKTLTEMANSNLNVEIRGEYKGDFAEIKDALNLIIASLNEVLSEVNSASEQVASAAKQVSDSGMSLSQGTTEQASSIEELTASIEQIAAQTKQNAEDSTTAQELSQTAKENAEKGNRQMKDMLGAMSEINESSNSISKIIKVIDEIAFQTNILALNAAVEAARAGQHGKGFAVVAEEVSNLAERSANAAKETTEMIEGSINKVEHGTSIANQTAEELNEIVNGITDVASLVGNISSASGEQAAAVEQINQGVNQVSEVVQNTSATSEETAAASEEMSSQADVLKQKVGQFILKRNKNQTFERMDELNVNDNGNEELITADKVQKIALTDSELGKY, encoded by the coding sequence ATGAATATGAATACTAATTTATTGTTTGGTTTTATATTATCAGGGGTACTAATTATTGTAGTAGGAGTTTTGGGAGCGTCTAATGTTATAGCTTCGACACTTATGTATATTATAGTTGCTGCAGCGGCAATTAGTGTGGTAAGTATTGGATTATTTTTAACTTCAAGTATGAATAAATCTTTGAGAAGTATTAATTCTAATGTAGCAGAATTAGCTGATGGAAACGTTAATGTAAGTTTCCAATATAATGATGATGAAATAGGCTACCTAAATAAATCTCTTAGTAAAATTGCCCAAAACATGAGAGAAGAGGTGGAGGTAGCCAAAAAAATAGCAGATGGAGATCTTGCAGTAAAGGTGAATGCTAAGTCCGAGAATGATATTTTGGGTAAGAGTATAGAGCAGATGGTAGAAAACTTAAGAAGCTTGATTGAAGAGGCAGGAATGTTAGAAAAAGCGGCTATGGAAGGAGATCTAAATACTCGAGGTGATACTGAAAAGTTTAGAGGAGGTTATAAAGATATAATTAAAGGAGTTAATAACACTTTAGATGCGGTTATAAGTCCCTTAAATGTAGCAGCGGAAAACGTAGAAAGAATTAGTGTGGGTGATATACCACCATTAATCACTGCCGAGTACAAAGGAGATTTTAACCAAATTAAAAATAGCCTAAACCATCTTATAGAAGAAACAACTAACATTACAGATACTGCCAAGAAACTTGCTGTTGGAAATACAAATGTAAGTTTAGACAAGAGAAGTAAAGATGATTCACTTATTGAGAGTTTACAAAAAGTAATAGCTAATAACCAGCATGATGCAGAAAATATCCAGACTTTAGCAGCTGGAAACCTAGATGTAGATATAAAAGTTATGTCAGAAGATGATGTTATGGCAAAGAGTGCAGTAGTATTAAAAGAAACTTTGAAAGAGTTAGTGGTGGACATGAAGGATTTATCTAGAGCAGCAGTCGCCGGAAAGCTTGACACAAGGGCGGATGTAAGTAAACACAAAGGAGAGTTTGCAAATATTGTACAGGGTATCAACGATAATTTAGATTCAGTTATAAGTCCTTTGAAAATGGCGGCTGATTATGTAGAAAGAATAAGTGTTGGCGATATTCCACCGGTTATCACTGATGAGTACAAAGGAGATTTTGATGAAATCAAAAATAGTTTAAATCATTTGATAGAAGAGACGACAAATATAGCAAAAATAGCTGGAAAGCTTTCAGTAGGTAATACTAACGTTAGCTTAGATAAACGTAGTGATGATGATATGTTAATTGACAGCCTACAAAAAGTAATAGCCAATAACCAGCATGATGCAGAAAATATCCAGACTTTAGCAGCTGGAAACCTAGATGTAGATATAAAAGTTATGTCAGAAGATGATGTTATGGCAAAGAGTGCAGTAGTATTAAAAGAAACTTTGAAAGAGTTAGTGGTGGACATGAAGGATTTGTCTAATGCAGCTATTGACGGAAAGCTTGATACCAGGGCAGATGTGAGTAAGCACAAAGGAGAATTTGCCAGTATTTTGGAAGGGGTTAATGATACCTTGGATCAAGTAATTGAACCTGTTAAGGAAGCTTCAGAAGTGCTTCAGGAGATGGCAGAAGGAAACCTGCAAAAAAGAGTTGTAGGAGAGTATAAAGGGGATCATGCCAAAATTAAGAATGCTTTAAATGAGACGCAAGACTCATTATCATCTTATGTTACAGAAATCTCCAAAACATTGACAGAAATGGCCAATTCTAACTTGAATGTTGAAATTAGAGGGGAATATAAAGGAGATTTTGCAGAAATAAAAGATGCCCTAAACCTTATAATAGCATCATTAAATGAAGTTTTAAGCGAGGTTAACAGTGCTTCTGAGCAGGTGGCATCTGCTGCAAAACAGGTTTCGGATTCTGGAATGTCTTTATCTCAAGGAACTACAGAGCAGGCAAGCTCAATTGAAGAACTTACAGCTTCTATTGAACAAATTGCAGCTCAGACTAAACAAAACGCTGAAGATTCAACTACAGCTCAAGAGTTATCCCAAACTGCTAAAGAAAACGCAGAAAAAGGGAATAGACAGATGAAGGACATGCTTGGAGCGATGAGCGAAATAAATGAGTCTTCAAATAGTATTTCGAAAATAATAAAAGTTATTGATGAGATTGCATTCCAAACAAATATATTAGCATTAAATGCGGCTGTTGAAGCGGCTAGAGCAGGACAGCATGGCAAAGGGTTCGCTGTTGTGGCAGAAGAAGTTAGTAATTTGGCTGAAAGGTCTGCAAATGCTGCCAAAGAGACAACTGAAATGATCGAAGGATCTATAAATAAAGTTGAACATGGGACAAGCATTGCTAATCAAACAGCAGAAGAACTTAATGAAATTGTAAATGGAATAACCGATGTTGCAAGCTTAGTTGGAAATATCTCAAGCGCTTCAGGTGAGCAGGCAGCAGCGGTAGAACAAATTAATCAAGGGGTTAATCAAGTTTCTGAAGTGGTACAAAATACGTCTGCTACTTCCGAAGAAACAGCTGCGGCGAGCGAAGAAATGTCATCACAAGCCGATGTCTTGAAGCAAAAAGTAGGCCAGTTTATTTTAAAACGGAATAAAAATCAAACCTTTGAAAGAATGGATGAACTTAATGTTAATGACAATGGCAATGAGGAATTAATAACTGCGGATAAAGTACAAAAAATAGCCCTTACTGACAGCGAACTTGGTAAGTATTAA
- a CDS encoding CheR family methyltransferase, with protein sequence MLKLTTKEFQLLAEYIKNNYGITLKDEKKHLVLSRLQNVVKQMDFSSFTEYYNHLVADTSGCSVSVLIDKITTNHTYFMREAKHFYYFRDEVLPYLKETVKDKDLRIWCAACSTGEEPYTLAMIIDEFFGEEKRYWNTQILATDISHSALETAKKGIYSNEQLLPLAKRWKISYFKKIDNDNSLIVEKLKKEVIFRKLNLTDRTFPFKKKLHVIFCRNVMIYFDNEIKEKLVERLYYSLEEGGFLFISHSESLNRAKTKFKYILPGVYRK encoded by the coding sequence ATGCTTAAACTAACCACAAAAGAATTCCAACTACTGGCCGAATATATCAAAAATAATTACGGAATTACTTTAAAAGACGAAAAAAAACATTTAGTGCTTAGCAGACTCCAAAATGTAGTAAAACAAATGGACTTTAGTAGTTTTACTGAATATTATAATCATCTTGTTGCTGATACTAGCGGTTGTTCAGTGAGTGTTCTTATAGATAAGATTACCACTAATCATACTTATTTTATGAGAGAAGCTAAGCACTTTTATTATTTTAGAGATGAAGTACTCCCATACTTAAAAGAGACAGTAAAAGATAAAGATTTACGTATATGGTGTGCGGCTTGCTCAACTGGGGAAGAACCTTATACCCTAGCAATGATAATTGATGAATTTTTTGGTGAAGAAAAACGGTACTGGAACACACAAATTTTGGCTACGGATATTTCTCATAGTGCTTTAGAGACTGCAAAAAAAGGTATATATAGCAATGAACAGTTACTGCCTCTAGCAAAAAGATGGAAGATTTCTTACTTTAAAAAAATAGACAATGATAATTCATTAATTGTTGAGAAGCTAAAAAAAGAGGTTATTTTTAGAAAATTAAACTTAACAGATCGCACATTTCCCTTTAAGAAAAAACTTCACGTCATATTTTGTCGGAATGTAATGATATATTTTGATAATGAAATAAAAGAAAAATTAGTAGAAAGGCTTTACTACTCTTTAGAAGAAGGGGGATTTCTTTTTATTAGTCATTCTGAATCTCTTAACAGAGCAAAGACAAAGTTTAAATATATTCTTCCTGGTGTCTATAGAAAGTAA
- a CDS encoding ATP-binding protein, which yields MTNVPDYFDAILRCIGDGVIYVDIEGNVEYINDAGENLTGWKLEEAYGKPFEEVFPIINIKNNKSIDSPIWEVLNGADMVGLKEYSALIAKNGTKYYISASFSAVKRSQEKCKETEAENNLIGVVAVFRNINKIKKMEEEIKKERNISLAMLDNLPVMVWRSDLSRDYYFNKTFLDFLGTELKNTMATIWEKTHPDDIDRFLEVYTDSFKKRAPYELEIKMERKDGEYRDVISIGSPYYNIDNEFMGFVGTFLDITERKKAESALKESKVKAEVANKAKSEFLANMSHEIRTPLNGIIGMIELTRLTDLTKEQEDNLRIAKNCVDTLLKIINDVLDFSKLEAEKLVITEDYFDIHEMIEEVINMHKLNAQEKGLKIITVIGDDVPNYLKGDENRIKQVLNNFVSNSVKFTDYGQIRLAVDLVAIKSEYASLKFSVSDTGIGIPSEQHEKIIESFTQADTSYTKKYEGTGLGLSICKEILKLMDSQIEINSEVDEGSEFYFYLKLKRGRSRANRDLVIPDQVKEKINEEYRILLVEDDRVNQSSLSLILKEHGYTVDLACNGKEALERYYSSFYDLILMDIQMPEMDGVEATKIIRDKEKTSRGKYTPIIAITAFALDGDREKFMNSGMDEYIAKPVNFVELFDKVKKFTEKSNRIAGYSDNASESVTVNEHGEVIFKDDDKKILNGNGLYIIDEYVLEFKRALEEKNLLSIEQLAHRLKKETEKIGAVELKNKAFKIKLAVRRDDINNVRHNFRDFINEFNVLKGVKKD from the coding sequence ATGACTAACGTACCAGATTATTTTGATGCCATTTTAAGATGTATTGGAGACGGTGTTATTTATGTAGATATAGAGGGAAATGTAGAATATATTAACGATGCTGGTGAAAATCTAACGGGTTGGAAGTTAGAAGAAGCATATGGCAAGCCTTTTGAAGAAGTTTTTCCGATTATAAATATTAAAAATAACAAATCTATCGATAGTCCAATTTGGGAAGTTTTAAATGGAGCTGATATGGTAGGGCTTAAAGAATATTCAGCACTTATAGCAAAAAATGGCACAAAATATTATATATCCGCAAGTTTTTCAGCTGTTAAAAGGTCACAAGAGAAGTGTAAGGAGACTGAAGCTGAGAATAATTTGATTGGAGTAGTAGCAGTTTTTCGTAATATTAATAAGATCAAGAAAATGGAAGAGGAGATAAAAAAAGAACGTAATATAAGCTTAGCTATGCTTGATAACTTGCCTGTTATGGTTTGGCGCTCAGATCTATCAAGGGACTACTATTTTAATAAGACTTTCCTGGATTTTTTGGGGACAGAACTTAAAAATACTATGGCAACTATTTGGGAAAAAACTCATCCAGATGACATTGATAGGTTTTTGGAAGTCTATACTGATTCATTTAAAAAACGTGCACCTTATGAATTAGAGATAAAAATGGAAAGAAAAGATGGAGAGTACCGGGATGTTATAAGTATTGGATCTCCTTATTATAATATTGATAATGAATTTATGGGTTTTGTTGGCACATTTCTTGATATAACTGAGCGAAAAAAGGCAGAATCAGCTCTAAAAGAGTCAAAAGTTAAAGCAGAAGTTGCAAATAAAGCAAAGAGTGAGTTTTTAGCAAATATGAGCCATGAGATCCGTACCCCCCTAAATGGTATTATTGGAATGATTGAGCTTACAAGACTAACTGATCTTACCAAGGAACAAGAAGATAATTTAAGAATAGCAAAAAACTGTGTAGATACTTTATTAAAAATCATTAATGATGTATTAGATTTTTCAAAATTAGAAGCAGAAAAGCTGGTGATAACTGAAGATTATTTTGATATACACGAAATGATAGAAGAAGTAATTAATATGCACAAATTGAATGCACAGGAGAAAGGTTTGAAAATTATAACGGTAATAGGTGATGATGTACCAAATTATCTAAAAGGTGATGAAAATAGGATAAAACAAGTGCTAAATAATTTTGTAAGTAATTCTGTAAAATTTACAGATTATGGCCAAATAAGACTGGCTGTAGATTTAGTGGCAATTAAAAGTGAATATGCTAGCTTGAAATTCTCAGTTTCTGATACTGGAATAGGTATCCCATCTGAACAGCACGAAAAGATAATAGAAAGCTTTACACAAGCAGATACTTCTTATACTAAAAAGTATGAAGGGACAGGTCTTGGATTAAGCATTTGTAAAGAAATTTTGAAGCTTATGGATAGTCAGATCGAAATCAACAGTGAAGTAGATGAAGGTAGTGAATTTTATTTTTACCTTAAATTAAAAAGAGGGAGAAGTAGAGCAAATCGAGATTTAGTTATACCAGATCAAGTTAAAGAAAAGATAAATGAAGAGTATAGGATACTTTTGGTTGAAGATGATAGAGTAAATCAATCTAGCCTTTCATTAATTTTAAAAGAGCATGGATATACTGTAGATTTGGCTTGTAATGGTAAAGAGGCTTTAGAGCGTTATTATAGCAGTTTTTATGATCTTATACTTATGGATATTCAGATGCCAGAGATGGATGGTGTAGAAGCTACAAAAATAATAAGAGATAAGGAGAAAACATCGAGGGGAAAATATACTCCTATTATTGCAATTACAGCATTTGCCTTAGATGGTGACAGGGAAAAGTTTATGAACTCTGGTATGGACGAGTATATCGCAAAACCAGTCAACTTTGTGGAGCTTTTTGACAAGGTTAAAAAATTTACTGAGAAAAGTAATAGAATAGCTGGTTATAGCGATAACGCTAGTGAAAGTGTTACTGTTAATGAACATGGAGAAGTGATTTTTAAAGATGATGATAAAAAAATCTTAAATGGAAATGGTCTATATATAATAGATGAATATGTTTTAGAGTTTAAAAGGGCACTTGAAGAGAAAAATTTACTATCGATTGAACAATTAGCTCACAGATTAAAGAAAGAGACTGAAAAAATAGGTGCTGTTGAATTAAAAAATAAAGCATTCAAAATAAAATTAGCAGTAAGACGTGATGACATTAATAATGTTAGACATAACTTTAGAGATTTTATAAACGAATTTAATGTTTTGAAAGGAGTTAAAAAAGATTAA